A genome region from Fusibacter sp. A1 includes the following:
- a CDS encoding LytTR family DNA-binding domain-containing protein: MKVTIIEEANTQTEIIIKCNSIDDEILSLVEKLKKFKEKILVYNDKMQTLLVPIKDILYCEYVDRTVYLYTIDKIYITNDSLNDLEESKLSEDFFRCSKSFIINICHIQSFKSDLSGRLIATLTSEEKICISRHYSKKFKEKLYQMR; the protein is encoded by the coding sequence GTGAAAGTTACTATTATAGAAGAAGCAAATACACAAACAGAAATTATTATAAAATGTAACTCTATTGATGATGAGATTCTTTCATTAGTTGAAAAACTTAAAAAGTTCAAAGAAAAAATCCTGGTATACAATGATAAAATGCAGACTTTATTAGTTCCAATTAAAGATATTTTATATTGTGAGTACGTAGATAGAACTGTATATTTATATACAATAGACAAAATATACATAACTAATGATTCACTAAATGATCTTGAGGAAAGTAAATTATCAGAGGATTTTTTTAGATGTTCAAAGAGCTTTATTATAAATATATGCCATATACAGTCATTTAAAAGTGATTTAAGTGGAAGATTAATTGCAACACTTACAAGTGAAGAAAAAATTTGTATATCTAGACATTATTCAAAAAAATTCAAAGAGAAATTATATCAGATGAGGTGA